The following is a genomic window from Amycolatopsis australiensis.
GCTGCTGACGCCGCACGGGATGGACCGGTACCTCGAGCTCGTCGACCCGATGCTGGTCCGCCGCGAGATCCGCGGGCTGGTCACGGCGGTGCGCAAGCAGACCGCGGACACCGTCACCCTGACCGTGAAGCCCAGCCGCGCGTGGCCGGGCTTCACCGCCGGTCAGTACGTCCGCCTGCAGGTGGAGATCGACGGCGTCCGGCGCACGCGCTGCTATTCGCCGTGCGGCTCGCAGTACGACGGCGAGCTGGAGTTCACGGTCAAGGAGCAGGGCCTGGTGTCCGGGCACCTCAACCGCGCGGTCGACGTCGGGTCGGTGGTCGGTCTGTCCACTCCGGACGGCACGTTCACCCTGCCCGCCACCCGGCCGGACCGGGTGCTGCTGATCGCGGGCGGCAGCGGCATCACGCCGGTGCTCGCCATGGCCCGCACCCTGGCCGACGAGGGCCACCCCGGCGAAATCGTGTTCGTGCAGTACTCGAACGGGCCGGCCGACGCGCTGTACCGCGCCGAGCTGGCCGAGCTCGCCGCCCGGCACCCCGGGCTGCGCGTCGTGCACGCCTACACCCACTCCGAGGGCGGGGACCTCCAGGGGTTCTTCTCGCCCGAGCACCTGTCGCGCGTCGCGCCCTGGTACCGCGAGGCGGAGGCGTTCGTCTGCGGCCCGAAGCCGCTGATGGACGCCGTGCGCGAGGAGTTGGGTGAACGCGTGCACACCGAAGAGTTCACGCCGCCGGCGCTGACCTTCGACACGGCGGCCGCGGAAGGCCGGGTGCGGTTCCGCCGGAGCGGGCGCGAGTGCGCCAACTCGGGGAAGCCGTTGCTGGAGCAGGCCGAGGAGGCCGGGCTCTCGCCGGAGCACGGCTGCCGGATGGGCATCTGCTTCTCGTGCACGCAGCTCAAGACCGCCGGGCGCGTCCGCAACGCGCGCACCGGCGAGGTTTCCGGCGACGAAGACGAAGAAATCCAGCTCTGCATCTCCGTCCCGGTCGGGGACGTCGAGATCGACGCTTGAGGAGGCTTGTCATGACCGGATTGCAGGACCGCCTGACCCCGGAACAGGTCGAGGAGTTCGGCCGCGAGCTCGACGCGCTGCGCCAGCGGATCGTCGACGACCTGGGCCAGGAGGACGTCGACTACATCCACAACATCATCAAGACCCAGCGTGGCCTGGAGGTCCTCGGGCGGGCGCTGCTGTTCGCCGGGTTCTTCCCGCCGGCGTGGCTCGCCGGCGTCGGCGCGCTGTCGGTGGCCAAGATCCTCGACAACATGGAGATCGGCCACAACGTCATGCACGGCCAGTACGACTGGACGCGCGACCCGGCGCTGAGCTCGCAGCGGTTCGAGTGGGACACGGTGGCGCCGGCGGAGAACTGGCGGCACTCGCACAACTACATCCACCACACGTACACGAACATCGTCGACAAGGACCGCGACGTCGGCTACGGCATCCTGCGGATGGACACCGCCCAGAAGTGGCACCCGTACTACCTGGGCAACCCGGTGTACGCGTCGCTGCTGGCGATCTTCTTCCAGTGGGGCGTGATGCTGCACGACCTCGAGGTCGAGAACGTCGTCAAGGGTTCCCGCAGCTGGGCCGACAACGTCCCGGTGCTGCGCCGCATCGTGCGGAAGGCGTCCCGGCAGATCGGCAAGGACTACGTCCTGTTCCCGCTGCTGACCGGCCCGCTGGCGCCGCTGACGTTCCTCGGCAACGCGACGGCGAACCTGACCCGCAACCTGTGGGCGTTCGCGATCATCTTCTGCGGCCACTTCCCGGCGGACGTCGAGAGCTTCACCGAGGAGGAGACGGCCTCGGAGACGCGCGGCCAGTGGTACCTGCGCCAGATCCTCGGCTCGGCGAACATCACCGGCGGCCCGCTGTTCCACATCATGAGCGGCAACCTGTCCCACCAGATCGAGCACCACCTGTTCCCGGACATCCCGGCGCGCCGCTACCCGGAGATCGCCGCGGAGGTGCGCGCGATCTGCGAGAAGTACGGGCTGCCCTACCACACGGGGCCGCTGCGCAAGCAGCTCTGGTCGGTGGCGAAGAAGATCGTGAAGCTGGCGCTCCCTTCGTCGCCCTCCCCGGCTACCGTGGAACCCGACCGGCAGC
Proteins encoded in this region:
- a CDS encoding fatty acid desaturase family protein; this encodes MTGLQDRLTPEQVEEFGRELDALRQRIVDDLGQEDVDYIHNIIKTQRGLEVLGRALLFAGFFPPAWLAGVGALSVAKILDNMEIGHNVMHGQYDWTRDPALSSQRFEWDTVAPAENWRHSHNYIHHTYTNIVDKDRDVGYGILRMDTAQKWHPYYLGNPVYASLLAIFFQWGVMLHDLEVENVVKGSRSWADNVPVLRRIVRKASRQIGKDYVLFPLLTGPLAPLTFLGNATANLTRNLWAFAIIFCGHFPADVESFTEEETASETRGQWYLRQILGSANITGGPLFHIMSGNLSHQIEHHLFPDIPARRYPEIAAEVRAICEKYGLPYHTGPLRKQLWSVAKKIVKLALPSSPSPATVEPDRQLRAA
- a CDS encoding ferredoxin reductase, which translates into the protein MTALIPRRVRGLASLAEALLTPHGMDRYLELVDPMLVRREIRGLVTAVRKQTADTVTLTVKPSRAWPGFTAGQYVRLQVEIDGVRRTRCYSPCGSQYDGELEFTVKEQGLVSGHLNRAVDVGSVVGLSTPDGTFTLPATRPDRVLLIAGGSGITPVLAMARTLADEGHPGEIVFVQYSNGPADALYRAELAELAARHPGLRVVHAYTHSEGGDLQGFFSPEHLSRVAPWYREAEAFVCGPKPLMDAVREELGERVHTEEFTPPALTFDTAAAEGRVRFRRSGRECANSGKPLLEQAEEAGLSPEHGCRMGICFSCTQLKTAGRVRNARTGEVSGDEDEEIQLCISVPVGDVEIDA